One Candidatus Eisenbacteria bacterium genomic window, GATGCCGGTCGTGAAGGGTGAGGCCGAGACGTATCGCCAGATCGAGCGCTATACGCTGGCGACGGTGGGGCTCACCCTCGTCATGCCGTTCGTGAACGCGGGGGGTGCCCTCTTCGGCGCGCTCGCGGCCGTGCTGGGCGGGATCTTCCTCTGGAAGGCGATCCGGGCCCGCCGCGACGGAACCTCGCGGTCCGCGTGGGGTGTGTTCGGGTACTCGATCGTGTATCTCTTCGTTCTCTTCATCGGGATCATCGCCGACGCGGTCTGGCACATCCCGATCCACGCGTAGGAAGGTGGCCGTGACGATCCGGATCTCCAACAAGGTGTTCGGGCTCGCGCTCGCGGGTGTCGTGCTCCTCATGTTCTCGTTCGCGTACGCGAACGTGCCCCTGTTCAAGATGTTCTGCGAGCGCTTCGGGCTCGACGGCTCGGGGAAGGCCAAGATGCAGGGAGGAGCCCCCATCGTCTCGAGCGCCACGGCGAACGTGAAAGGGAGGGACGTGCGGGTCAAGTTCATGGGCGTCGCGGGCACGGGGCTCCCGGTCCGGTTCGGACCCTCGGCGCCGGCCGTCTCGACGTATCCGGGGAAGCCCGTGAAGGTGGACTACACGTTCGAGAACACGAGCGGCGACTCGGTCTACTTCCGCGCGGTGCACAGCATCCGGCCCGTGCAGGCGGCCAAGGAGTTCCAGCTCATGGAGTGCTTCTGCTTCGAGGATCAGACGCTCGCGCCGCACGAGACGCGCGTGCTTCCGGTCTACTTCGCGCTCTCGCCCCGATTCCCGGAGAAGGTGAACGAGCTGATCCTGAACTACACGCTCTTCCCGAGGGACCCGAACCAGGCGATGCCGGTGCCCGCGACCGAGGCGAACTCGAATTGACGGCCGTGGACCAGGAGCAGGATCCGCGGGTTCGCGCCAGGAACCGCAGGTTCCTTGTCGTCCTCATCGCTGTCTGCGTGGTGCTCGCCGCACTGGGATATCTCTACGCGAGCTGGCTCTTCACGCTGCCATCCGTGGTGAAGCCGGGCGGACACTAGGCTGTCGCACGGATCTTGACCGCATGCGGTTCGATGAGCCGCCGTCGCGAGTGAGGTTGCGGTACCGCAAGTAGTCTCCTTGACACCTGACCTTACAGCTGACAGATCGATGCTCGCCGTGCGGGCCGAAGCTCCTTCGCGGCAGCCATGATCGGCCGAACTCTCTCGCATTACCGAATCCTGAAGGCCCTCGGCGCCGGGGGGATGGGCGAGGTCTACCTTGCTCGCGACGAGCACCTCGACCGTGACGTGGCCGTGAAGGTGCTGCTGCGCGGCTCCTTGGAGGATCCTGGGGCTCGCGACCGCTTCCGGCGCGAGGCACACGTCCTCTCCCGGCTCTCCCACCCCGGCGTTGCCACGATCTTCGACTTCGACCGCCAGGACGAAATCGACTTTCTCGTCATGGAGTACGTCCCGGGCGGGACGCTCGAGTCCCGGCTCCGCGGCGGACCGCTCTCGATCGACGAGGTGATCCGGATCGGAGCCGCGATCGGCGACGCACTCGAGGACGCGCACTCGCGGGGCTTCCTGCATCGCGACCTGAAGCCGGGCAACATCGTACTCACCGTGAGCGGCACGCCGAAGCTCCTCGATTTCGGGCTCGCGGGCCTCCTGCACTCGACGCAGACCGCCACCGACGCGACGATGCGCGACTCGGTGTTCGGGTCCCTTCCGTACATGGCTCCCGAGCAGGTGAGGGGCGACGAGGGAAGCGCCGCGGTGGACGTGTACGGGCTCGGCGCGGTCCTCTACGAGATGGCGACCGGACGTCGGGCGTTCGACCGCTCCCGTCCGGAGACCGTGCTGTTCGAGATCCTGCACGGCGCG contains:
- a CDS encoding serine/threonine-protein kinase, coding for MIGRTLSHYRILKALGAGGMGEVYLARDEHLDRDVAVKVLLRGSLEDPGARDRFRREAHVLSRLSHPGVATIFDFDRQDEIDFLVMEYVPGGTLESRLRGGPLSIDEVIRIGAAIGDALEDAHSRGFLHRDLKPGNIVLTVSGTPKLLDFGLAGLLHSTQTATDATMRDSVFGSLPYMAPEQVRGDEGSAAVDVYGLGAVLYEMATGRRAFDRSRPETVLFEILHGAPPPLRSLRPDAPPGLERLVESCLSKEPARRPPSAKSVSAALRALLGKDGGADAVA
- a CDS encoding cytochrome c oxidase assembly protein produces the protein MTIRISNKVFGLALAGVVLLMFSFAYANVPLFKMFCERFGLDGSGKAKMQGGAPIVSSATANVKGRDVRVKFMGVAGTGLPVRFGPSAPAVSTYPGKPVKVDYTFENTSGDSVYFRAVHSIRPVQAAKEFQLMECFCFEDQTLAPHETRVLPVYFALSPRFPEKVNELILNYTLFPRDPNQAMPVPATEANSN